From the Trifolium pratense cultivar HEN17-A07 linkage group LG4, ARS_RC_1.1, whole genome shotgun sequence genome, the window AATCTAAGATACTCTAAGATTATAAACTAAACTTAGGAGATAAACTAAGACAATCTAATATAATAACATACatattataagatattttattatattgtaGCACTCCCCCTCAAGTTAAAGCTAACTAAACTTTAAGTTTGTTACAAATATATCATTTGAAAGAGAAAATGTAACACCTGACATAATTAGACCCAAAAAGATATCTTGGATaaaccaactaagaacggcaaAATAATCCACCAATAAGGTTCACGTTGAAGAACAAACCAGGATAATATAATGTGAATCATGTGGATCCAGAACGTGTGATTAATGAAATTAACTTACTGGTTAGGTGTTCTTGATTGAATGGCTTAGAATGACAGGTTGTCGTCACTTTTTTATTGTATTGGTCTCTCATTGTAGTTTGTAAAAGCAATGTCAAATGTTATTATAAATGTATCATATTACTTTTATTCCTGTGTATGATCTTAAGGTCATATAATGACATGCTTAAATAGTAGTAGTTCGCATCATCTTGGTGTCCATATTTTCTGCTAAAATTTCCTTCTCTAGTAACTTTTTCTAGATGTTGTTAGTAATTGTTTAAATCAAATATGGACTTGTCACTGCCTTCATTTTTCTGATAGAGCCACTGTATAAAAACATAACTAACATGTAAGGAATTGTAgctcatatttttttactagaaacacatctttcttttcttctggTCATGAAGTCTATATTACTTacgttttgttttatttatggTGACAGGTTTCTGTTGGTTACTTCATGGCTGACCTGGGGATGATATTTTGGTATTTTCCTTCTCTTGGTGGATATGAGTATGTAAGGATCATATCTTTTGACGTTCATAATTTATCTAGCTGAAGACTCTTTCGAATTTAAGATTGTTCACTTGATCAAAACCTAGCTGGAGATGATTTAACGTGACTTCATATTAACATTGATTCAGGTGATTCATCATCTGCTTTCTTTAGTAGCAGTAGCCTATTCAATGTTGAGTGGAGAAGGGCAGCTGTACACCTACATGGTCCTCATCTCCGAGACAACAACTCCCGGAGTCAATTTGAGATGGTAATCTTGCACTTAAATTTGAACTCCGATATgtcatgaatttttttaatttgttgatgaTATCCATATTTTGTTTGTGAAGGTATCTTGATGTAGCTGGAATGAAAAGGTCAAAAGCGTATCTCATCAATGGGGTTGTAATATTCATTGCTTGGCTGGTAGGTCAAGTCATTAcagtttaaaatatatttttttcacccATTGTGAATCAGATTTCGTGTTGAATTCCCATTCTTATCTTCTGGGACATGCTTACCGAAATGTGGTCCGTCTGCAGGTTGCTAGAATACTTTTGTTCGTGTACATGTTTTACCATGCTTACTTGCACTTTGATCAGGTAATAACTGCTGATACACTTATAGTTTAATAATTGTCTTGTGCCCGGTGCTTTGTAGCAGACATCTTTATACTGGAATTTTGGTCTGTTAATGTAGCTACATATTTGCTTCCATGATAATTGGCCCAGAACTTAGATCCATTTGTTGCTTACAAGATCACTTTCTCAATATCTATTTATAAGTATGATGTACCGTAGGGGAGTAATTTGTGGTTTTCGTGTGGGGAAAAAGGTGGgattttgtccaaaaaaaattaggtgCAGGGGCCGGTATTTAAGTGTAGTAGTGCGTTTTTCCATTTGGTTTATTTTGAGATGTGTTAGGAGTGAGCAGGTCACACAACTATATACTTTGATCACACAACTATTTGTATAGGTTTTCTATctatattaaagaaaaatgtgtagtcaattttttttaacatgtttgTGATAGATATTGTAGTCTTGTTTGGGAATCTGGACAATGCTTCATTTCTTTTGTAATTTCTCTTCAAGCAAAGTCTGCATGGTTAAATCCTGGATCTCATGCCAGTATTCAATTATTTaacaggttcagcagatgcacACCTTTGGACAAATACTAGTTGTTGTTGTGCCGGTGGTGCTGTCAGTTATGAACTTGATTTGGTTTTCAAAGATTATCAAAGGTCTAATGAAGACATTGGCGAAGAGGCAGTGAAATTTTTGAGGAAAATTAAATATAGATTACATTGTTGATATCAAGGTCACCTTGCCTCTGTGTCCTCTCCTTCTGGGTAAAAACATAGATGGTGTGTACTGAAAGATGTGATAGAGCAGAAAAGAACATGTTTGGATCCATTTTAGATCTGAACTTATATTGTATAAATATGTTAGTTCTGTTTTACAATAACCCTATTCTTTATGTACATTTATTAGTTCAATTTAATCTTTATTCTGTATCTACATCTATGCAATCCAAAATTTGTCAAGTCACATTATGAGGTAAGGTTGCACTATCCGAAACACTAACCCTTTACTACTATTATTTCTTACGTTAAGAAACCATTTGATATCTTCAAAGCATAATTGTACAAATTCAACTAAACATAGGAAGATTCATTCACTGGTTTCAGCCACCCCATTGCATTTGGTTCAAGCCCCTTGCCACCGATGAGAACATTACGAACACGTAAAGCTGCCCAGTGATCGTCGTGGGCACAATGAAGTCGACCTCATTTGAATGTGTGCACATTTTTAGTTAGCAAATGCTTCAATTGTATTGTTCCGTTTATTGCCTATAATGTTGAAGAGCATATGTGCCCAGTTGCATTTGCCTCAAAATTGAATTAGAGCTTGAAGTGGTTTTGATTCTCTGAACTATCACTATAAGAAAAAGGATTGGACTATCACTAAAGATTAACAACACTAAATATATTGTTAGAAACTCCTAACCTTTAACCATTTCATATATTCACTTGGATATTTCCTATGTCTTCAACATCCATGAAATCTTCTAGCCTATAATTTTTTGTAATCCAATCTTGATGTTTCTTGGTGAAGACGATTATTTGGAAATTTCATTTCACATTCTAATTATTTGGTTGAAATGACAGTCAAACTAATGGATATGACATGCACATTTTCACTTGTCATAAAATTGAGTCGGGTATTTTCACTTCAGCATTGCTATTTACAGCGAATTCAAATATCACGAATTCATCACGACAATAGGCGCACCAATCAAAATACACGTTTCTGCATAATATACGGAAGTTGCATAATACATACAATACAAGGTTAAATATGGATaatttcttttgtaaaaaaaattggatgatatatattgtcaaaaaaaaaaaggatgaattaaatataattttattagtacACAAATCTTAATTCAACTGGCAGAAATgttgaaattgctagtgtcagACGTCAACCCCGGTCACTACACTTTGTGTGTGAGCTTTCAATGACTTTTTCATTTCGTTTATTAGCcaaaaaattttttttattaaaagccAAAAGTGTGAGATAAAAGtaacgacatgttgatttaacAACAGAgaataaaattattcaaaactaaaattaaGTAACAGAACATCCCGTGAACTTATTTCAGTTGATATaggatattgtattatatatgcaggaagCCGGAGTTTGAGGCCCGGTCATCTCAGAAAAttgtaaaaatcaaattaattcttaataaaaaaataaaaaaaaagaaaaaaatactcaaCTCATAAACTTGTCTTCATGAAGTATGCTTtggatgtaccaaaaaaagaagtatGCTTTGGCCTCATCTACCGCCCACTAAAATGTAAGTACTGAATAACCACTTCGTGATTTTGTCGTGAAAAACTTTTCGCGATAACAAGCATTTTCCTTTACCCAACCTGTTTTCACAAGTTCATAATTACAATTATTATGACATTTAATCATGTAATAatcattttgtcaaaaaaaaaaatcatgtaataatcataacaTGTTTTCACACGCAATGTAACTGCTATTTCAGGTGTTCCTTTTGTGGATGTAATGGTTAGAAATGTGTTGGATGTAATGGTTGACTCTATGGCGATTGATGATGGTAACATGCATGGTAAAAATGCTGAATCAATTTTGGGTGGTTGATGTTCCATCCAAAATTAGTATATTTGAGTGGAGGTTATTATTGGAGAGACTCCTTCGTGTATAAATTTGGTAAGAAAAGGTatcatcatttattttttacttgcACTTACAAGTGTGGATCAAAGTTTTTCAATGGTGGAACGTGGAGTTTATACCCTTTGAGGAAGGTTGGATTCATTCTAAAAACTTTGGAGATCCGTTGAAGAGAAAGAAATGTGAAAAAAAACTCGCCACTTAATTTGCCTAGCTATCAAGTGGAGTCTATGGTGGAcataatcatatcatatttagAGGCGAAGCAATTAATTTGTCCCTCCGTTGTggatcaaattatttatatttcttagTTTTGGTTTATAGGGCATATAAGAAATATTTCATCTTTTGTATTCTCTGATTGGTGTAATATATGATTCATTAGTACACCTTTAAAGCATATAATGGTACTTTGAATTGTATAAGTATTGAGTACACATTGTAtttcttataattcaattttgttaaataaaaaaatcattaaaaccGACCGTTGTCCATCGTTGTCGTAAcgtgttttttttcttaacttCCATTATTAACCTTTTAACTTTTTTCAAAttgtccttttattttttttatagaagatTTTTTTAGTTAGGGACATTTTGATactttcaaaaataataaatattacattcttctctcttttttccTATCTTTTTCTTATGCCAATCAACATGACCGACCTCGAGTATTTGGAGGCTTTTCctgaatattaaaaatgaaaccttaataaaaaaaaatacaatttttttagaaaGAGTCATTCTCAACCATTATCAACTTTCTAGTaatgtttcttcttttttacaTTCAACCACaagttacttataaaattaagaatgcatctattaaattttctttgttcgagtaataaaatatttttagtaataacaaattattaattttgtttacaTATATAAAACCTTAATAGaccaatattaaaaaaaatagagccccCTAAATGTTTGAGGCCGTGCGCGGTGACTCACCTTGCGCACCCACTATGTCGGCCCTATCAAtcaatacattaaatatgcCCTATTTCTCATGTCTTTCTCTCTTCTTATACTCTCACTTATTTTTTccttatcattttcattttgcAACCAAACACACTCTATATCATATTTCCcccggtcactattataagcaaaaaaatattactttttagattcattggaaaactaatgtatctgataTATATtatggaccagatacatcaattttctaatgaattttttaatgaatttaaaagttattttttcttataatgaTGACCTAAGGGAGTAAGTGTTTTGAATATAAgtatttcttttctattttcatcTATATTAATACAAGATATAATTATAAGATGGGAGTGTTTAGGCGTACCAACTTAGTTGGTATATCTATTCAATCCTTGATGCCTAGATGCTCttaacttattaaaaaaatatataagtatCTTTTAGACAAAATTCAATGCATGTCatattttatactaaaataattaaattcaattttttaataaatttttacctAATAGATGACCGGTACCCAATAATTTACCTacaattttttgtattcattAAGTGTCATTTTCCTTATATCCATTTAAGGAGAATTTGTAATAAACATTTTCCAACGTAggactattttttatattctatGGTAAAAGTCAATTGGTCTTTGTTTTCTGTTCTACTTACCAAAACatgcttaaaaataatatatatttttggtcaaaaaaataaaattatttactaactaatatttaataatattctatttatatatttaaattccTTGTTCCATGAACTTATCTCAATTGGTAAGAACGCCACACTTTATAAATCGAGATTCGAACACCGGTAAATTTTCTACCTACTATACGTactattttgactaaaaaatagtaaatacttaaaaaaaattgtcaagtaatctagtagctagaaaattcacctcaaTTTAAGGTAAAAAAGTCGAGTGATATCTCTACCAACTAAGTTAATCTCACGGGGactaaaccattttttattcGAAGGAAACAAATAGGCATTTTATTGTTTGTGTTAGATTCATGTGATCACCGATGGTAAAAATAGCATGtctagaaaaataaaatcaaaaaataatttttttatcttatgaaTTATGTTTTGAGGAATACGTAatacagaaaagaaaaaaataaaataaaaaacttccttttttcattttatttctaattgTTTGGAGTAATTTGGGATGCATAGAAATTAAAGCAATGTATGTAGATAACAGAAAAATAATGATTCCTTCTCGAGCATAACAAATTAGCATACTCTTTTTTTATGACATAACAAACAAACTATATCTTGAATGTCTTGAATGGAAGGTCTgtcatataaataaattaacatgAAAATTAGAATGGAGTAAGTAATTTTGAACAATATTAATCTATTTacaacattttctttttaatacaCTTGAGTGTTATAAATTTGTAATAATAAGGTAAAAATTCAAATCCCCTTAGGGATGGTTTTAAGATGCTCATTAGTgtcaacaaaaaattgaataaaaaactACATACATTGAATATCATAATAAGGCAATATGTTAACAAACTCGcaatattcaaattaatatcaTAATAAGGCAAAATGtctacaaataatatgataaaatcatATTGATCGAAATATCAATGAATTTGGATCTACAATATTGACGGCCAAGTCATTGATTGAATCAATAATTGATCAAACTTGAATTATTATCATTCTAAACCAAATGAACACCGTGTTatatgtaaaatttgaattttcaaaTTGGAGTAAAGGGGACTCGAAAGACACGGTTTTTGTTGGCATATGAACAATTTTGATACACTGTGCAAAGGCGGTTAAAACGAGCTTCCCACTTAATTTTgaagttcaaattcaaagtaTCTAAAAAGATAAAAGCAAACGGTTTTTAATGACAGACATGCATAACTGAAAACCAGTTTTCTTAGattctctataaatagaaagCTCTAGATTAGAATTAGCTAGAGGACTTCATTTCTGATAGAGAAAATTATTTGTCTAATACAAAAACATAATCTACACACAAACATACGAAATTGGATATATCGCAAACATGTTAACTAAGAACTCAACAAAGATCTAAATCTAATTCAAGACATAGTTGCttataaacttttattttccttatttttttactattttattttatgtattttaatctTGAAATAATATTGACGCGATGATAATtagtttcaaattaaaattttaattacaacAATTTCGACAGTGTACCCAAGACGTACACTGTTTTGTTCAAACAATATTATGACAGTGTAGAATGGTAAAATGAGATTTGACCTAATAAATCATATATTATATAGCGAATGTGATGAATAATTAAGTTTTTACGATTTTTTCATATCATATGTTTGACCAACTTTGTGACGTGTATTGAATTACGCTCTATGATTCtcattttactttctttttatattaattttaaaccattttctttattataaataagGCTCAGGACTaagacatttttattttatagccACCTAGTCTCTTCTGAATTTTCTTGAGCTTTTTTCAGAGAAGTATTTTTCATAACAATGGTGAATAATTTGTGGGCTTTTCGTAGAGAAATGTTGACTCAAAACAATGAGAGTGACAATCAAAACCCCAATAACCATCAATCACCAAATGACCACTCCACAACATCACAAGCCATGTCACCGAGACCCCAAAATCATCTCATGGGTGTCAACAATTTCACTCAAGGTATATCAAccttatttttaatgttttttaatgttctttttttttttttttaaattgtcatGTCTTAACATAAGATTTTGTGTTACAAGAAAATTTcactttaaattattattattattattattttaaattaatatttatctCACACATGTTAAATGCAGGGAGGCGCCAAAATAATATTGCTGCAACTATGCCGATATCGTCTTCTTCATTGTCTAGAAATAACACTCCTATCATTCCTTCTTATCGTGCAAGCTCAGCTCGAAATGCTCAAACATTGCCTTTGGATCTGCCAAATCCACAGATGAGTTCTCGCAACAACACTCCTATCATTCCTTCTTATCGTGCAAGCTCAGCTCGGTATGGCCAAACACTGCCTTTGGATCTGTCAAAGCCGCAGATGAGTTCACCCAACACTCCTGCCATTCCATCTTATCGTGCAAGCTTAGCTCGATATGGTCAAGCATTGCCTTTAGATCTGTCAAAGCCGCATATGAGTTCACCCAACACTCCTATCATTCCTTCTTATCGTGCAAGCTTAGCTCGATATGGTAAAACATTGCCCGTGGATCTGCCACAGTCGCATATGAGTTTACCCAACACTCCTATCATTCCTTCTTATCGTGCAAGCTTAGCTCGATATGATCAAACATTGCCTTTGGATCTACCAAATATGAGTTCACCTAACACTCCTATCATTCCTTCTTATCGTGCAAACTTAGCTCAAAACACCTCGTCCAGTTGTCTTGGTTCCCAAGATTTTGCTGATGGTTTTCGAAATCATTCGAAACCAAATTTGCATAATCAAAAGAACTACCGAGATCATCCTTACGAAGGGGGTTCTGATCATAATAATAACTTTTCAGAATTCAATGATTTTGATCCTCTTTCAAGAGTTGATATGAATAGTTTTCGCAATTTGCATAATTATGTTGCTCCAATTGCAACTCCTCCTATTCGCCCTTCTGGCAATGCTAATTTGGGTTCAACTCGTGAGAGTATCATTCCTTCTTATCGTGCAAACTTAGCTCGAAACTCCTCATCCAGTTGTCTTGGTTCCCAAGGTCTTGCAAGTAGTTTTCGAAAACCATCGAAACCAAATTTGCATAACCAAAAGAAATTTCGATATCATCCTTATAGGGAGGGATCTGATCAAAAGAATAACTCTTTGGTGTTCAATGATTTTGATCCTCTTTCGAGGGTTGATATGAATAGCTTTCGGAATTTGAAAAACTATGTTCCTCCAATTGCAACTACTCGTCCAATTTGTCCTTCTGTCGGTGCTAATTTGGAATTAACTCGTGAGAGAACAACGGAGCATCACAATTTGAAGAACATTGTAGCTCCAATTGcaactcctcctcctcctccagtTCATCCTTCTGGT encodes:
- the LOC123924714 gene encoding TLC domain-containing protein 4-B-like — encoded protein: MLASKEIMKFKSYQNQANLFVKEYLLADPLIPYTSIIGGIFACKLVYDLTQLFSTTHFKSYSSLTKIQRIEWNNRAMSTIHAVFITTMSLYLVFCSNLYSDSHSVELLTERSSALSTFALGVSVGYFMADLGMIFWYFPSLGGYEYVIHHLLSLVAVAYSMLSGEGQLYTYMVLISETTTPGVNLRWYLDVAGMKRSKAYLINGVVIFIAWLVARILLFVYMFYHAYLHFDQVQQMHTFGQILVVVVPVVLSVMNLIWFSKIIKGLMKTLAKRQ
- the LOC123922658 gene encoding uncharacterized protein LOC123922658 is translated as MVNNLWAFRREMLTQNNESDNQNPNNHQSPNDHSTTSQAMSPRPQNHLMGVNNFTQGRRQNNIAATMPISSSSLSRNNTPIIPSYRASSARNAQTLPLDLPNPQMSSRNNTPIIPSYRASSARYGQTLPLDLSKPQMSSPNTPAIPSYRASLARYGQALPLDLSKPHMSSPNTPIIPSYRASLARYGKTLPVDLPQSHMSLPNTPIIPSYRASLARYDQTLPLDLPNMSSPNTPIIPSYRANLAQNTSSSCLGSQDFADGFRNHSKPNLHNQKNYRDHPYEGGSDHNNNFSEFNDFDPLSRVDMNSFRNLHNYVAPIATPPIRPSGNANLGSTRESIIPSYRANLARNSSSSCLGSQGLASSFRKPSKPNLHNQKKFRYHPYREGSDQKNNSLVFNDFDPLSRVDMNSFRNLKNYVPPIATTRPICPSVGANLELTRERTTEHHNLKNIVAPIATPPPPPVHPSGNANLDLTRETTTEHCMLDIQNTIAWKRLTASPDGCHEEIQTPKEELLLFKDDKNTFATSSVIESGPADANDDKGLDLTLSL